From the genome of Flavobacterium ovatum, one region includes:
- a CDS encoding cryptochrome/photolyase family protein — MNKTIRLILGDQLNSHHTWFKTVDNSVVYVMMEIRSETDYATHHIQKIVGFFAAMQSFCAELKSKNHQVLYIHLNDETNLHSFEKNIQNLVSIHNFTHFEYQLPDEYRVDLDLKNLCQSLSITNSVVDSEHFFTTREELGLFFEGKKTFVMESFYRMLRKKHTVLMDGNNPLTGKWNYDGENRKKLPKNHKATWPLVFANDVTEIYNQIQLTTIKTIGTIDAKAFVWPINRIQSLRLLDFFLAECLPLFGSYQDTMSPNEWSLYHSRISFSMNLKMISPQEVIDKAIQEWGKRPEEIAYNQLEGFVRQIIGWREYMRGIYWLKMPEYGTMNFFNNQEKLPDWFWTGNTKMNCLKDAITQSLNYAYAHHIQRLMITGNFALLAGIHPDELDAWYLGIYIDAIEWVEITNTRGMSQFADGGIVGTKPYVSSASYIDKMSHYCGSCFYKKELKTGKKACPFNSLYWNFYDRNEAKLSENPRIGMMYSAWKKMKPEVKVALLEQADYYLKNINEL; from the coding sequence ATGAATAAAACGATACGACTCATTCTTGGGGATCAATTAAATAGCCATCATACTTGGTTTAAAACTGTGGATAATTCAGTGGTTTATGTCATGATGGAAATACGCTCCGAAACCGATTATGCCACACATCATATTCAAAAAATAGTTGGTTTTTTTGCAGCAATGCAATCTTTCTGTGCGGAATTAAAATCTAAAAATCATCAAGTACTTTATATTCATTTGAATGATGAAACCAACTTGCATTCTTTTGAGAAAAACATTCAAAACTTAGTTTCGATTCACAATTTCACTCATTTTGAATACCAGTTGCCTGATGAATATCGTGTGGATTTGGATTTAAAAAATCTTTGTCAATCCCTTTCGATTACAAATTCGGTTGTTGATTCGGAGCATTTTTTTACTACTCGAGAGGAATTAGGTCTTTTTTTCGAAGGAAAGAAAACCTTTGTAATGGAAAGTTTTTATCGCATGCTTCGAAAAAAACACACCGTTTTGATGGACGGCAATAATCCGTTAACGGGGAAATGGAATTACGATGGTGAAAACCGTAAAAAATTACCCAAAAATCACAAAGCAACCTGGCCTTTAGTTTTCGCTAATGATGTTACTGAGATTTATAATCAAATTCAGTTAACAACTATTAAAACCATCGGAACTATTGACGCAAAAGCTTTTGTTTGGCCAATTAATAGAATACAGTCATTGCGATTATTAGATTTTTTTCTTGCAGAATGTTTGCCATTATTTGGGAGCTACCAAGATACGATGTCACCAAATGAATGGTCATTGTATCATTCTAGAATATCCTTTTCTATGAATTTAAAAATGATTTCACCACAAGAAGTTATTGACAAAGCCATACAAGAATGGGGGAAAAGACCAGAGGAAATAGCGTACAATCAATTAGAAGGTTTTGTACGTCAGATAATTGGTTGGCGTGAGTACATGCGGGGTATTTATTGGCTCAAAATGCCCGAATATGGCACTATGAACTTCTTTAACAATCAAGAAAAACTACCCGATTGGTTTTGGACCGGAAACACCAAAATGAATTGTTTAAAAGATGCCATAACCCAATCATTAAATTACGCATATGCACATCACATTCAACGGTTAATGATTACTGGCAATTTTGCGCTCTTAGCCGGAATTCATCCTGACGAATTAGACGCTTGGTATTTAGGAATTTATATTGATGCCATTGAATGGGTGGAAATCACCAATACTCGAGGTATGAGTCAGTTTGCTGATGGCGGAATTGTAGGCACAAAACCGTATGTAAGTTCGGCTTCTTACATTGATAAAATGAGTCATTATTGTGGCAGTTGCTTTTATAAAAAAGAACTAAAAACGGGTAAAAAAGCATGTCCTTTTAATAGTTTATATTGGAATTTTTATGACCGAAATGAAGCTAAGTTGAGTGAAAATCCAAGAATCGGAATGATGTATAGTGCCTGGAAAAAGATGAAACCAGAAGTAAAAGTTGCCTTATTAGAACAAGCTGATTATTATTTGAAAAATATCAATGAATTATGA